In Vibrio alginolyticus NBRC 15630 = ATCC 17749, one genomic interval encodes:
- a CDS encoding Lcl C-terminal domain-containing protein: protein MKKLITVLSLALASQTVMAAQECSTDFAKTAPNTRYTYSESGTVTDLKTGLTWMRCPVGSTWNTANEACDGAATKMSWQLALSTAEQIRNESGNHALYDFAGKKNWRIPNIKELVALTERACHSPAMNGTAFASGYTLEVGDYAGYIWSNTPNGDGSNVMVFDSFNGEVYNWNPLESTNISSVLLVTDEE from the coding sequence ATGAAGAAATTAATAACTGTACTATCTCTTGCTTTGGCTTCTCAAACTGTAATGGCTGCACAAGAGTGTTCTACTGACTTTGCTAAAACGGCACCTAACACGCGTTATACATATTCTGAGAGCGGTACCGTAACTGACCTGAAAACAGGTCTAACATGGATGCGTTGCCCTGTTGGTTCAACGTGGAATACGGCAAACGAAGCTTGTGATGGCGCTGCGACTAAGATGTCATGGCAGTTAGCGCTATCAACCGCTGAGCAAATCCGCAATGAATCAGGTAATCATGCTTTATATGACTTCGCTGGCAAAAAGAATTGGCGCATACCAAACATTAAGGAGTTAGTCGCGTTGACAGAACGTGCTTGCCATAGCCCTGCTATGAACGGCACTGCATTCGCAAGTGGCTACACGCTAGAGGTGGGTGACTATGCTGGTTACATCTGGAGTAACACACCAAACGGTGATGGCTCAAACGTTATGGTGTTTGATTCATTTAATGGTGAGGTTTACAACTGGAACCCACTAGAGTCAACGAACATTTCCTCTGTTCTGCTGGTTACTGACGAGGAGTAA
- a CDS encoding phosphate ABC transporter substrate-binding protein: protein MKKTVIGAIALLGAMAVTPVSAKETISAVGSSSVTPLMEVFSETYMKKNPNVFIEVQGPGSSAGVKAAKNGSADLGMSSRNLKDSEKESTLIEEVVARDGIAVVVNPQNKLPGLTAEQVTAIYKGEVSNWKEVGGADKPIVAITRDTASGTRGAFEDIMSLKMKISGKKVSAISQRAQVANGNGALKTMVASNPYAIGYISLGTVDNTVNALAIDGVDATVANVKNGSYKVARPFLVLYKEGKPSTETQKFLDWMLTDEAQALVDQKGYISVN, encoded by the coding sequence ATGAAAAAGACAGTAATCGGTGCAATCGCACTTCTAGGCGCAATGGCAGTGACTCCTGTTTCTGCTAAAGAAACTATCTCTGCAGTGGGTTCTAGCAGCGTAACTCCACTGATGGAAGTTTTCTCTGAAACGTACATGAAGAAGAACCCTAACGTATTTATCGAAGTTCAAGGTCCTGGTTCTTCAGCTGGTGTAAAAGCAGCGAAAAATGGTTCAGCAGACCTTGGTATGTCTTCTCGTAATCTAAAAGACTCTGAAAAAGAATCAACACTAATCGAAGAAGTGGTTGCTCGTGATGGTATCGCAGTGGTTGTTAACCCACAAAACAAACTGCCAGGTCTAACAGCCGAGCAAGTGACTGCAATCTACAAAGGCGAAGTATCAAACTGGAAAGAAGTCGGTGGTGCAGACAAGCCAATCGTAGCCATTACTCGTGACACGGCTTCTGGTACTCGTGGCGCATTTGAAGACATCATGTCTCTAAAAATGAAGATTTCTGGTAAGAAAGTATCAGCTATCTCTCAACGTGCTCAAGTTGCAAACGGTAACGGCGCACTGAAAACAATGGTTGCATCTAACCCATACGCAATCGGCTACATTTCTCTTGGTACTGTAGACAACACTGTTAATGCGCTAGCAATCGACGGCGTTGATGCAACGGTAGCTAACGTTAAAAACGGTTCTTACAAAGTAGCGCGTCCATTCCTTGTTCTTTACAAAGAAGGCAAGCCATCAACAGAAACGCAAAAATTCCTAGACTGGATGCTAACTGACGAAGCGCAAGCGCTAGTTGACCAAAAAGGTTACATCTCAGTTAACTAA
- a CDS encoding methyl-accepting chemotaxis protein, with amino-acid sequence MRQFLSTLSIKLQVFLPVLFTVILLIIGLSVGIGKLDQAFNKVSASTHKLIIHKEELSGIVDNTYAMRIKAIYSLFRAEDVQSLNQELSERQNKNRDFLNSIDNLPGVQNEVNAMRKAMNHYVDFTRVTMTPLLTTKHSSDYTTSDFNQKYESAMAEYRLAGEAMINAIDKLSKQLNQIVTDEVETNGEQHSTTLTYSAVSLAVILSAASLISWVLASYIVAPIRNLQVTMQEVAKGNLLVKAEAIGKNEVSQLARDVNQTIEKLRETVSALVRISEDVASASTELATVMTQSSVNSDQEKQEVEQVASAINQLESTAAEVSTNAQEADSASNQARTLTSQSISMFGESTRASEKMAEQLNEAAAVVTSLKDQSEHIGRVIEVIEGISEQTNLLALNAAIEAARAGESGRGFAVVADEVRMLAARTQESTKEIQTIIEELQQQSGHANESMHSSLAMLSDNQALTQEVSQSLANISNAIADLNSINTQVATASEEQKQVTADINNNLTNIYELVSQNVTGITQSAAAAQELSGLAENQKHQLKQFQV; translated from the coding sequence ATGCGTCAATTTCTTAGTACGCTTTCTATTAAACTTCAGGTTTTTCTGCCTGTTCTATTCACAGTTATATTACTCATCATTGGACTGAGTGTCGGAATCGGTAAACTCGATCAAGCATTCAATAAGGTTTCGGCTTCCACCCATAAGCTAATCATTCACAAAGAGGAACTTAGCGGCATCGTAGACAACACTTACGCCATGCGCATCAAAGCCATTTATAGTCTATTTAGAGCCGAAGATGTTCAGTCTCTCAACCAAGAGCTTTCTGAGCGACAAAACAAAAACCGCGATTTTCTTAACTCCATCGACAATCTCCCTGGCGTTCAAAATGAAGTCAATGCTATGCGTAAAGCCATGAATCACTATGTTGATTTCACTCGCGTTACCATGACACCTCTGCTCACCACTAAACACTCTTCTGATTACACCACCTCTGATTTCAATCAAAAGTACGAATCTGCAATGGCTGAGTATCGATTAGCTGGCGAAGCGATGATCAACGCCATCGACAAACTATCTAAACAATTGAATCAAATCGTCACCGATGAAGTCGAAACGAATGGCGAACAACATTCAACCACGCTAACTTACAGCGCCGTCTCGCTTGCGGTGATCTTGAGTGCCGCTTCACTTATTAGTTGGGTACTCGCCAGCTACATCGTTGCGCCGATTCGTAACCTTCAAGTAACGATGCAGGAAGTCGCGAAGGGAAACCTACTAGTTAAGGCCGAAGCCATCGGGAAAAACGAAGTGTCTCAGTTGGCTCGGGATGTAAACCAGACCATAGAAAAACTGCGTGAAACTGTAAGCGCATTGGTTCGCATTAGTGAAGATGTGGCATCAGCATCAACCGAGTTAGCAACTGTTATGACTCAAAGCAGCGTCAACTCGGATCAAGAAAAGCAAGAAGTTGAGCAAGTAGCCTCGGCGATCAATCAGCTAGAGTCGACCGCAGCTGAAGTATCGACCAATGCACAAGAAGCCGATAGTGCATCAAATCAAGCACGTACGTTAACCTCACAAAGTATAAGCATGTTTGGGGAAAGTACTCGCGCAAGTGAAAAGATGGCGGAACAACTTAACGAAGCCGCTGCCGTCGTGACTTCGCTAAAAGATCAATCAGAACACATTGGTCGCGTGATCGAAGTGATTGAAGGTATTTCTGAGCAAACGAATCTACTTGCACTGAATGCAGCGATTGAAGCTGCACGGGCGGGCGAAAGTGGCAGAGGCTTTGCGGTAGTGGCCGATGAAGTACGTATGCTGGCAGCGCGAACTCAGGAGTCCACCAAAGAGATCCAAACCATTATAGAAGAGCTACAGCAACAATCTGGTCACGCAAATGAAAGTATGCATTCCAGCTTAGCCATGTTGTCAGACAACCAAGCTCTTACACAAGAAGTTAGCCAATCACTTGCTAATATCAGTAATGCTATCGCCGATCTGAACTCAATCAACACTCAAGTTGCGACCGCATCAGAAGAGCAGAAACAGGTTACGGCTGATATCAACAACAACTTAACGAACATCTATGAACTAGTGAGCCAGAACGTCACTGGCATTACGCAATCCGCCGCGGCAGCGCAAGAGTTGTCTGGTTTAGCAGAAAATCAAAAACATCAACTTAAGCAGTTCCAAGTTTAA
- the pstC gene encoding phosphate ABC transporter permease subunit PstC, whose product MTIATNSEKLMNTDARAISKSGLREKRRVDWKERIFHGLFLTSAVIGIVSLAVIAYFIVRESIPAFQEAGVSGIVLGQNWLPPALYGVATMIVASIVSTAGAVIVGVPIGVLTAIFIAEIAPKRLADIIRPAVELLAGIPSVVYGFFGLVIIVPLIQKVFDVPAGNTILAGIIVLGVMILPTVITVSETSIRAVPRTYKEGSLALGASKIYTIFKLLVPAARSGIMTGVILGIGRALGETMAIIMVMGNAPAMPEGILDSARTLTANIAIEMSYASGVHANALYATGVVLLVFIMSLNAVLLYLNREKAK is encoded by the coding sequence ATGACCATCGCAACAAATAGTGAAAAGCTTATGAATACTGACGCTAGAGCTATCAGCAAGTCAGGCCTACGCGAGAAGCGTCGTGTAGACTGGAAAGAGCGCATCTTCCACGGCTTGTTCCTAACGAGTGCCGTAATCGGCATTGTTTCATTAGCCGTTATTGCATACTTCATCGTTCGAGAGAGTATTCCGGCATTCCAAGAAGCAGGCGTATCGGGCATTGTCTTAGGACAAAACTGGTTACCACCTGCGCTTTACGGTGTCGCCACCATGATTGTGGCATCTATCGTATCGACGGCTGGTGCTGTCATTGTTGGGGTTCCAATTGGTGTTCTGACCGCCATTTTTATCGCTGAAATCGCACCAAAGCGATTAGCAGACATTATCCGTCCAGCGGTTGAGCTGCTAGCCGGTATTCCTTCAGTGGTCTACGGTTTCTTCGGTCTGGTTATTATCGTTCCATTGATTCAGAAAGTATTTGATGTACCTGCAGGTAACACTATCTTGGCCGGTATTATTGTTCTTGGTGTGATGATTCTACCAACAGTAATTACGGTATCTGAAACGTCTATCCGCGCTGTCCCTCGTACTTATAAAGAAGGTTCTTTGGCACTGGGCGCATCGAAAATCTACACCATCTTTAAATTGCTCGTTCCAGCGGCTCGCTCAGGCATCATGACAGGTGTGATTCTGGGTATCGGTCGTGCATTAGGTGAGACCATGGCGATCATTATGGTTATGGGTAACGCGCCGGCAATGCCAGAAGGCATCTTGGATTCGGCTCGTACACTAACTGCAAACATCGCTATTGAAATGTCTTACGCAAGTGGTGTTCACGCGAACGCACTTTACGCTACAGGTGTAGTACTTCTGGTCTTCATCATGTCGTTGAACGCTGTACTACTGTACCTAAACCGAGAGAAAGCGAAGTAA
- the pstA gene encoding phosphate ABC transporter permease PstA, with amino-acid sequence MDRAKLKKARQFKDNVFNAFVWISAALTVGFLFWIIWYILSNGLQHVDWNFITDNYTRTGEEHGIFPMIVATIYMVIASIAVAAPLGIMTAIYLTEYAKVGSRLVKIIRFCTESLAGIPSIIFGLFGMTFFVAILGLGFSILSGALTLSILILPVIIRTTEEALMAVPQTYREGSYGLGASKIYTIWRLILPSAMPGILTSVILSIGRVIGESAPVFLTAGMVARIPDSLLDSGRTLTVHLYKLTTELFTVEEWNQAYGTATVLIVVVLLINMVTKLIARRFNTATY; translated from the coding sequence ATGGATCGCGCAAAACTGAAAAAAGCACGCCAGTTCAAAGATAATGTCTTTAACGCATTTGTCTGGATCTCGGCAGCACTAACGGTAGGTTTTTTGTTCTGGATTATCTGGTACATCCTATCAAACGGTCTACAACACGTAGATTGGAACTTCATTACTGATAACTATACGCGTACAGGTGAAGAGCATGGTATCTTCCCAATGATTGTGGCGACCATTTACATGGTTATTGCTTCTATCGCAGTGGCAGCGCCACTCGGTATCATGACGGCAATCTACTTGACCGAATACGCGAAAGTGGGCAGTCGTTTGGTGAAAATCATCCGATTCTGTACCGAGTCATTGGCGGGTATCCCGTCGATCATTTTCGGCCTGTTTGGTATGACTTTCTTCGTGGCGATTCTTGGCCTTGGCTTCTCGATTCTGTCGGGTGCATTGACGCTAAGTATCCTAATCCTGCCAGTTATCATCCGTACAACGGAAGAAGCGCTGATGGCAGTACCACAAACGTACCGTGAAGGCTCTTATGGCCTCGGTGCTTCTAAGATTTACACTATCTGGCGTTTGATTCTTCCGAGCGCAATGCCAGGTATCTTAACCTCGGTCATTCTAAGTATTGGTCGTGTCATTGGTGAGTCTGCTCCAGTATTCCTGACAGCAGGTATGGTTGCACGTATTCCGGATTCTTTATTGGATTCAGGTCGTACGCTAACCGTTCACCTATACAAACTGACTACCGAACTGTTTACCGTTGAAGAATGGAATCAGGCTTACGGTACGGCAACAGTGCTTATCGTAGTTGTTCTCTTGATCAACATGGTAACGAAACTGATTGCTAGACGTTTTAACACCGCAACTTACTAA
- a CDS encoding proprotein convertase P-domain-containing protein, whose product MKLKPLAFSLLIACTPAALAAEWDYPSTDSVVTNEAQAKTYLDSHYSEAGEFKFRYKTQSQLGEHYNFDVWVNGEYQAQRTLVVTTDKNHHVVRVFKSLEDTIIRNGKPTVAMELESPRQLQAQEPPALSSGSLVNVEVALFNPDLRTMQQQAAPESTWSALSDYPQPIEYVTKSIEVLKSGGKFYLSNPRLKQVDATGLFAAPAPGEAPVLDTLDFLSAEGVQAFDSVDEMQSTEFGDNAFPQLMAFYHLDSSIQYLTSLTYDLFDEPLRFDARGLSKDNSTYYYGPKALMLGVGGVSPDAVDADVVIHELGHGIHYQIVPDWAYGHTGAIAEGFADYWAGSASYRIQYLDASRRGQEFELDTVFNWDGVFGTRKTTRSLWNQRARYFESSEYPAHVSVGGELGDELWSTPLFQALKASVERYGDDTDNVFREFDAIVLEGMYGIGRGVKMHDLAESTVFAANTLFPNKNYAQLLTDSFNRHNLLKAPLRVRYDARYIAQGQDVGLSLSQTGREASIKGQWQLNNASVFDFDETLSDSTSMKVALPSGLTCGTQFDSSISLDYQFSEGLKTHQWSEKVMLVNGTPELDIQPQPVNSALPEQGDRLFSQTLSDKSRTIDDSFAVYLNIEHDSLQDLQVTLVSPQGKSVVLLSHQSSNTKGFKGYFTAQYDEELQALVGQPSWGTWRLEVSDRVSGNSGVLKEWGVSHFAQYQCSADTTKESSGGGSGGSGSPWTLLGLFLLSMVRVIRSR is encoded by the coding sequence ATGAAGCTAAAACCATTGGCGTTTTCACTGCTTATTGCATGTACCCCTGCGGCGCTGGCTGCAGAGTGGGATTATCCCTCAACGGATTCTGTGGTGACCAATGAAGCGCAAGCGAAAACTTATCTAGACAGCCACTACTCAGAAGCGGGTGAGTTTAAGTTCCGTTACAAAACCCAGTCTCAGCTTGGTGAGCATTACAATTTTGATGTTTGGGTAAACGGTGAATATCAAGCACAGCGCACCTTAGTAGTAACAACTGATAAAAATCATCACGTTGTGCGAGTGTTTAAGAGCCTTGAAGATACGATCATTCGCAACGGTAAACCAACGGTTGCAATGGAATTGGAATCACCTCGCCAACTGCAAGCACAAGAGCCACCTGCTTTGAGCTCTGGAAGTCTGGTTAATGTTGAGGTTGCTTTATTCAACCCAGATCTTCGCACCATGCAACAGCAAGCGGCACCAGAATCGACGTGGTCAGCACTGTCTGATTACCCTCAGCCGATCGAGTACGTCACCAAGTCGATTGAGGTTTTAAAGTCCGGCGGTAAGTTCTACCTCTCTAACCCAAGATTAAAGCAAGTGGATGCGACGGGTTTATTTGCAGCCCCAGCACCTGGTGAAGCGCCTGTACTCGATACGTTGGACTTCCTCAGCGCAGAAGGGGTTCAAGCATTTGACAGTGTTGATGAGATGCAAAGCACCGAGTTTGGTGACAATGCGTTCCCACAGTTGATGGCTTTTTATCATCTTGATAGCTCGATCCAATATCTGACAAGCCTGACTTACGACTTGTTTGACGAACCGCTTCGTTTTGACGCTCGCGGTTTATCAAAAGATAACTCTACTTACTATTACGGTCCGAAAGCACTCATGCTGGGTGTCGGTGGTGTTTCTCCGGATGCAGTCGATGCTGATGTCGTGATACACGAGCTTGGGCATGGCATTCATTACCAAATCGTACCGGATTGGGCGTACGGTCACACTGGTGCTATCGCAGAGGGTTTTGCTGATTACTGGGCGGGCAGCGCGAGCTACCGCATTCAATATTTGGATGCTTCGCGTCGTGGTCAAGAATTCGAGTTAGATACGGTGTTCAACTGGGACGGTGTGTTCGGAACACGCAAAACAACTCGTAGCTTATGGAACCAAAGAGCACGTTACTTCGAGAGCTCAGAGTATCCAGCGCACGTCAGTGTGGGCGGTGAACTAGGTGACGAGCTATGGTCAACGCCGCTGTTTCAAGCGCTTAAAGCATCGGTTGAACGATACGGTGATGATACCGATAACGTGTTCCGCGAGTTTGACGCCATTGTACTTGAAGGTATGTACGGCATTGGTCGTGGCGTGAAAATGCATGATCTGGCGGAATCGACCGTGTTTGCCGCAAACACCTTGTTCCCAAATAAAAACTACGCCCAACTCCTGACGGACAGCTTCAACAGACACAACTTACTTAAAGCGCCTCTTCGTGTTCGCTATGACGCTCGATACATCGCACAAGGTCAAGACGTTGGTTTGAGCCTGAGCCAAACTGGCCGTGAAGCGAGCATCAAAGGGCAATGGCAGCTAAACAACGCATCTGTTTTCGACTTTGATGAAACGCTTTCTGACTCGACCTCAATGAAGGTGGCGTTACCAAGCGGTCTAACATGTGGCACGCAATTCGATTCCTCTATTTCATTGGATTATCAATTTTCTGAAGGCCTAAAGACTCACCAGTGGAGTGAAAAGGTGATGCTGGTTAATGGTACGCCAGAGCTCGATATCCAGCCTCAACCAGTGAACTCCGCTTTGCCGGAACAGGGCGACAGACTGTTCTCTCAGACGCTATCGGACAAGTCACGCACGATTGATGATTCGTTTGCGGTTTACCTGAACATCGAACATGACTCACTGCAAGATCTGCAAGTGACGCTAGTGTCTCCACAAGGCAAATCGGTCGTGCTACTTAGCCATCAATCAAGCAATACCAAAGGATTTAAAGGTTACTTCACCGCTCAGTATGACGAGGAGTTACAAGCACTTGTCGGTCAACCGAGTTGGGGTACTTGGCGTCTCGAAGTGTCTGACCGCGTGTCAGGGAACTCTGGGGTGTTGAAAGAGTGGGGTGTGAGTCACTTTGCTCAGTATCAGTGTAGTGCTGATACCACTAAAGAAAGCAGTGGCGGTGGTTCAGGTGGCAGTGGTTCGCCTTGGACCTTGTTAGGACTTTTCCTGCTTTCAATGGTGAGAGTGATTCGCTCTCGTTAA
- a CDS encoding Lcl domain-containing protein, producing the protein MKFQYSFVAMSLALAGCGGGSGGDTSAPTYDVAGTIVSAGTLLDTPVCIDLNQNYVCDSTEPSAKTDNAGKFSLTSSDKNVLTSTILAQVDQGSNQTLRLAAPGQNLATGNTVNGVTTLLAGLVIDGKTVAQAEEIVKAQLADAGVSLSGTVMSNAEASELDKLEQNTVVLLAAMQPKQMIKGVALLAQNLSFQGKSLASDLLSEAEVSAFAEEIVAVAEQTVGSNDTGAVLYFAEGAADVAEVQASYPGQDAEYGFDKEDKQTSTGAGFKFVKLDSQGAALAADATEWACTMDERTGLVWENKSADASSVQFKDRLFAFESETFKPYYEDLEVVGCVDAADGICSTSQYVEHINKQSLCGISDWRLPTYQEFYDVLDLGETEKDADGNVYGMTTAYFPQQGKGSPDANSGAIWLSDFTFNNYSPANYEGALQFAVIAARGADRGHVSFVEIYSDKVERDTGTSFQFPIRLIAVKGQ; encoded by the coding sequence ATGAAGTTTCAATATTCTTTCGTTGCTATGTCACTAGCCCTAGCTGGCTGTGGCGGAGGTTCTGGTGGTGACACGTCGGCACCGACCTATGATGTAGCTGGCACCATCGTTTCTGCAGGTACACTTCTTGATACGCCAGTATGTATCGATTTAAACCAAAACTACGTCTGTGATTCCACTGAACCGAGTGCTAAAACGGATAATGCCGGTAAATTTAGCCTGACTTCAAGCGACAAAAACGTACTAACCAGCACCATTCTTGCTCAAGTTGATCAAGGTTCAAACCAAACGTTGCGTCTTGCGGCTCCGGGTCAAAATTTAGCAACGGGTAACACGGTCAATGGTGTAACAACGTTGCTCGCGGGTCTTGTAATTGACGGTAAAACCGTTGCTCAAGCTGAAGAGATTGTGAAAGCGCAACTCGCCGATGCCGGCGTTTCTCTTTCTGGTACGGTGATGTCTAACGCAGAAGCTAGCGAGCTAGACAAGCTAGAGCAAAACACGGTTGTGCTATTAGCTGCGATGCAACCAAAGCAAATGATCAAAGGCGTAGCGCTGCTTGCTCAAAATCTTAGCTTTCAAGGTAAATCGTTGGCCTCTGATCTTCTGTCTGAAGCGGAAGTAAGTGCATTTGCTGAAGAAATTGTAGCGGTTGCTGAACAAACGGTTGGTAGTAACGATACGGGCGCCGTTCTTTATTTTGCTGAAGGAGCAGCAGACGTTGCTGAGGTTCAAGCGTCTTACCCTGGTCAAGATGCAGAATACGGCTTCGACAAAGAAGACAAGCAAACGTCGACAGGCGCTGGCTTTAAGTTCGTTAAGCTAGATTCACAAGGTGCAGCTTTAGCTGCAGATGCGACTGAGTGGGCTTGTACTATGGACGAACGTACTGGTCTTGTTTGGGAAAATAAGAGTGCGGATGCGAGCTCGGTTCAATTTAAAGATCGCCTATTTGCGTTTGAGTCTGAAACATTTAAGCCGTATTACGAAGATCTTGAAGTCGTTGGTTGTGTGGATGCTGCTGATGGCATCTGTTCAACAAGCCAATATGTTGAACATATAAACAAGCAATCACTATGTGGCATTAGTGACTGGCGCCTACCAACATACCAAGAGTTCTACGATGTTCTAGACTTAGGTGAGACAGAGAAAGATGCCGACGGCAATGTCTATGGTATGACGACAGCTTACTTCCCTCAACAGGGTAAAGGCAGCCCAGATGCTAATTCAGGTGCTATTTGGCTAAGTGATTTCACATTTAATAATTACTCTCCTGCTAACTACGAAGGTGCACTTCAATTTGCAGTGATTGCAGCGAGGGGCGCTGACCGTGGCCACGTAAGCTTTGTTGAAATTTATTCTGACAAAGTAGAGCGTGACACAGGCACGTCATTCCAATTCCCAATCCGTCTAATAGCAGTAAAGGGCCAATAA
- the pstB gene encoding phosphate ABC transporter ATP-binding protein PstB — MNKFDIENLDLFYGDNQALKSINLPIPVRQVTALIGPSGCGKSTLLRCLNRMNDLIEGVKITGKLAMDGEDIYGNIDVADLRIKVGMVFQKPNPFPMSIYENVAYGLRAQGIKDKKTIDEVVERSLRGAALWDEVKDRLKSHAFGLSGGQQQRLCIARTIAMEPDVILMDEPTSALDPIATHKIEELMEELKKNYTIVIVTHSMQQARRISDRTAFFLMGELVEHNDTQVIFSNPQDDRTQGYVNGDFG; from the coding sequence ATGAACAAATTTGATATTGAAAACCTAGACCTATTCTACGGTGACAACCAAGCACTGAAATCGATCAACTTACCAATTCCAGTTCGCCAAGTGACGGCACTTATCGGCCCGTCAGGTTGCGGAAAATCAACGCTTCTACGCTGTTTGAACCGAATGAATGACCTAATCGAAGGCGTGAAAATTACAGGTAAATTGGCGATGGACGGCGAAGATATTTACGGCAACATTGATGTTGCTGACCTTCGCATCAAAGTCGGCATGGTATTCCAAAAGCCAAACCCATTCCCGATGAGCATTTACGAGAACGTGGCTTACGGCTTACGTGCTCAAGGTATCAAAGACAAAAAGACAATTGATGAAGTGGTAGAGCGTTCGCTGCGCGGTGCTGCACTTTGGGATGAGGTGAAAGATCGCCTTAAATCACACGCATTCGGTCTTTCTGGTGGTCAGCAGCAACGTTTATGTATTGCACGTACAATCGCGATGGAGCCGGATGTGATTCTGATGGATGAGCCAACGTCGGCACTTGACCCAATTGCGACACACAAAATCGAAGAACTGATGGAAGAGCTAAAGAAGAACTACACCATCGTTATCGTGACTCACTCAATGCAACAGGCGCGTCGTATCTCTGACCGCACTGCGTTTTTCCTAATGGGTGAACTGGTTGAGCACAACGATACGCAAGTGATCTTTAGCAACCCTCAAGACGACCGTACTCAAGGCTACGTAAATGGTGATTTCGGTTAA